In the genome of Lactuca sativa cultivar Salinas chromosome 3, Lsat_Salinas_v11, whole genome shotgun sequence, the window gtgcccaaggaatggtttatgcgatagtttatacttgttgtctgtgtgatacttgtatgtgcctggtagggaggtgagtgtggacaaggtcccgtaactcaccaatagcagagtgtggatggtgttccacatctcattagaaGCATATCAAGGGCGAGGCCcgagttaggaaaggagtgagtgtgggctgggcctgtatctcacaatcagtaggagcatggacggggttccatgacttatCAGTAGAAGAACAAGGGCGATGCCCAgaataggcgaggccttaggacaggatcagTTCATATGTGTTTAGGTTATGTggcgatatgtttatgtgctattatttgctggcgggcgaggccctgtgacaggcgaggcctaagtgaaacagatctgtatccgagcggggctcgaagccaggcggggccgttgtatagggcgaggcccaggatagcgggcgtggcccagtatgtgcagtatgtggttatgcatggtatgtggtagggtggggaactcactaagcttcgtgcttacggtttttagttttggtttcaggtacttccggtagcggagggaagagctcggggtgatcgcatggcacacaccatagattagacagcctgggaatgttttactctgataacgaacatgtgtttttggaaattaatactctgattatgtttggattgatgattttgatgggttttgagcattctaacacttcctaagtgtacatgcaaccctaataaccttggatctatgtttgtctaattatcatgcaaagttgaattccaaggttatattcctatctagcatacatggggaacaattttaacttgaatcatagatagaataacttaccttgttgttgcttgtgttccttgaaaccttgtgagcctagcaccccaagtgtgatgcctcaaatgcttcacacaacaccaaatgctcttggaaagactcttgagataacacacacttctcaaaatcggccaagccctctagtttcttagtctgtccgattttggtggagaatatgtttcttatatagtgttgacacatctagggttacaccatgtaaaccctaatgtgtcatgactcttcatttccatgacccatgggtttgtaactcccatggagcatcctatgggcagaacccaacttgataatccatggagcctcttagcccactatacaagatatggatgatttacataatcaacccatatatttaattagttatcctttgatcacttaattaattccaaattaattctttgatcaactaatcaaataatattattaatatattagaacttataatatattaataatctccaagtgttatttctctcatttagtctatctaattgcatggtgccatgcaacccaaatggaccatgccgggtcgggtcaagtacaagcccaaaatagttatggacttagacaccttatccaacatattttactttaagtaatgttttattaaaagaaaatttttagtcttgaattttgggacgttacaagaaaggtctgggcctaatttggaaaattgggtcattgaTGGTTTATGGACATTATAATGTTGGGctttttgttttgtgtttgggCCTTTGTTTTGAATCATATTGgggcaggggtaaaatggtcatttttcccgatgcatggattaaggattatggtatgggacccaattgctaattgggtagaTTGATTGGTAGTGGCAGCTCGGGAGACTGGCAGGGCAGCAACTAAGGAATTCTTcaggaagcttctgcattcgaggtgagtctcctcaccataccaatgggtctaaggcaccaaggctgacccatttTATGTTATGTAGTATGCTagccattatgtgttatgtgttatgctagATGTttctatgatatgtggtatgctagttgactCTGTgttacttgcatggaagaccatgggagagcccatggcaaatggatgtaagaccatgtggagagcccatgacTTTCCTATTAaataccatgggagagcccatgacacttaggtgtaagaccatgtgggtagcccatggcatcctggagtaagaccctggggacgagcccacaacatccttatatgtttatacatatggcttatgtgattgatatgtggtatgtggtagagatagcttttataggtAATATGATATTTGttgtgtggattgtgtgtggggtatgctctggggaacacactaagctttgtgcttacggtttacagttttggtttcaggtatcatcgatttggaaaagaagagctcggattgatcgcagtgTACGCACCTATGATTTCtgtaatgaatgattttgggataaactctgataaatGATTTACTTAACTATGATTGGTAATGTCTGAATTAAATGGTAacaatgttttagttatattaaaaataaaatttttaccattgatttttgggtcgttacaaaaacCGTACTTTAAACCTGGGACCTGGACCGGTTCTAACAGTTCCAGTTCGATTCCGATTTTCCGATTCAAAATCTCATCCCTAATTAAAATGATCATAAGACGGGGATAACGCTTAGATGGCGATTTTTCTTCTTCAATGGAAAATTGAAGCTCTCATGGTATTTCCTTGAACATCTAGTGTTTACTTCTTCCATAAATCCTCATTTCATTAACTTGGGTCTGAAATGATGAAGCCAAAATCCAAAATCCATGATTCTTATAAATTAATTCAATTAAGCCAAATCCAGTTTCAAGCTTTTGAAACTCCTAAATGCATTTGAGATTTATTGTCTTTTAATGACATGTTAATCCAaattgtgctcatgtccagcgaAAGAAATCTGGCAATAACCACACCAAGATGATATCTTCTTTCTGCATTTCAAACATTACGGTAGGTACCAAAAGAGTCACCATCAACGACATCTTCAAGTCGTTTGGCAAAAATCGTTGATATCTATCTCACCGGAAGGAAAGACAGGGGTGGCATGTACTTTGGTTTCGTCAGGTTTATCGACGTCGCAGACGTATTGACACTTGAGAGGAAGATGCATGGGCTTAGATACTGACATTATATCATACAGGTGAACATATCATAGTATGAGAAACGAGCAACAAGTAAGCTGGTTACATGGAACGATGGTGATAAGAAGTTGGACGGTCGTCACCCCCACACAACTTCTGTTCCTGCTACTTAGAAGGAGCGTCAACACTTTAAGTCATATGATGAGATGGTGGGTAAAAGGCAATCTGATGTTAGTGACAATATCAATGCTGAGAAGGTCATTGAACTAAAACAAGTTCCGGCGATGGTGGGTTGGAATCATTTAACTGTGGTTGGTGAAGTACTAAGTCTCATGCATCGCAAGGAACTTCCAAAACTTCTCAAATCTGATCTTAATTGCTCAATGAACACCTTCTATGTGGGTGGTATGCGTGTGGTGCTTAGATTTGATATACCAGCGGATGCTAAGAACTTTCTCAGTAACTATAACAACTGGAACAAATGGGTTCGAATGGGGATATTCGATGAACCATCCTCAAAGAGAATCGCGTGGGTCAAAGTAACTGGAGTTCCAATATCACTACGTGCAGAAGAGAATTATAAAGCCATAACAAATCGGTTTGGGACAACCCTGCAAGTAGATGGGGATAACTGGGGTAATATGGCTCTTTCTTATGGCACAACATGCATACTCACATGTTGTCTCACTAGAATCAACGAAGTCGTTACTAGCTCCTTTAACAACAAATTATATAAGGCGGGCCTCATTGAATATGATTTCCATTGGCATCCCTTTTATCACACACCCGCGCCTCAAGACCAACacgatgatgaagatgataatgATGAACAAGACGACTACGATTCATCAGAATTAGGATCGGATGAGGGATCTGATGAGGATGGAGTGTCAGAAACATGGATAAATAATCAAGTGGAGGATTTAGAAGAAGGAGAAATAATGCAATCTGAAAAACGAACCAGCATGTGCAACATGGTCTGTATATAGGGATGAgcataggcgggtacccgcctcatttggcgagaaccgaaactggaaccggaaccggcgtttcctagaaagttagaaccgAAACTGGAACCGCTCTAGGCAGTTCTTAAATGTTTGGAACCAGTGCCGGAACCAGCGGTTCCGGTTCCAGGAGCGGGTAACCCAgttacattaattttgttaacttttgtcGATAAAACCGTAATTTAGTTCGATTCAAATAAAGTCAATTCGGACCAAAGATGGACAAAACCAGACCAATATATATTCTAAACTGGTCTAAGTAACACATATATTTATatgagataatatatatatatatatatatatatatatatatatatatatatatatatatatatatatatatatatatatatattaaccgattccggcgggtacccagcgggtagtggttccgaaaaaacgagaaccggaaccgcttaaggcagTTCCGGTTCCAAAACCGGTAGTTCCGAGGCGGTTCCGATTCCAAAAGTGGGTACccggttccgatgctcatccctactGTTGATGGAGAGACTATTATGGGTGATGACATCCAGGGTAACACCTGGATGATGGAGGATAATCCTGATGAAAAAATTGTAGAGGACAGGAACACCAATTCACACGCACCAATCAAGGTGAGCGACGCTCCTACGGATATGGCACTTGTTGCTTCTCCTAATCATGGGCCCCCACCGATAAGCAAAGTTTGGGACAACCCTTGCTCCACCCTGAAAAAAGACAATTCGCCCTACTCCGAAGCTGTACCAGACTTTGAAATTGGTGACTCGCTGGTTAAAAGAAGGAAAGTCGATCGTTCACTTTCATTCTCATCCTCAATCACTCCACGAAGAATATTCGAGCATTCTTCTCCGAGCAGGCCAGTTAGTAACGTGTCATACCGACCAAAATCCCAAGACAATTCTCCATCAATAGACTTGAATAAATCCCTGGAACCTTTAGATAATCACAACAACAACTCGAATGATGAATCATCAGTACTAAACGAgattgatcacatggtcaaagtgGGGGAATGAAGTGGGTTTTCAACTTACAAAAGAAGATTCACAATTGGTTGATCTTCTTCAAGGTGTTGGTGCCAAGTCAAGTTCACAATGAATTTGATAACCTTAAATATCAGGGGAATCGAGGAATCCTGCAAAATTGAGTGGATTCGAGACCTAAGACACAGATACAAGGCTGATTTCATAGGCATTCAAGAAACAAAGGTCTCAGACTAAAAAACAATTGATCTTCCAGGTTGTTGGGGTTCAATGGATTTCGATCTTGAGGCTATCAATCCAACAACGGGCTCTGGGGGTATCCTAAGCATCTGGGATTCAACTATCTTTCGCAAGTCAGAATCTTTTCTGACTAGGAACTACATCGCCACCACAGGATCTTGGAAAGGCTTTCCGGGTACAACCACCATTGTGAATGTTTACGCCCCTCAATCTGTCACCGAGAAACGCTCACTCTGGGAAGATCTTACCTTACTTAAAAGCCAAACTCCTGGAACTTGGATCTTCTTAGGAGATTTCAATGTTGTTAGTCATCCAAAAGAAAGATTTAACTCCAGCTTCTGCAAGTACACAACTTCTGATTTTAACAAGTTCATCGTTGTCGCCGGTCTTTATGAGTTCAATCAAGGTGGGAAAAAGTTTACTTATCTTCGTGATGATGGTTTCAAGCAAAGCAAACTGGACAAATTTTTGGTGTGCCAAAAGTTTATCAAACAACAACCACTCACGACGGTGACAGTCCTTCCATGTAAACATTCCGATCACTCCCTGGTACTCCTTAAACCATCTTCTCTAAATTTCGGCCCTCCCCCGTTTCGTTTTTTCAATTCTTGGATGCTTCACAAGGATTTTGATACGATATTTGATAACGCTTGGAAGAATTTTTCTAGTTTCGGCGCGCCAGATCAATACTTTCTTGCTAAACTCAAATATTTAAAGGGCATTCTAAAAAATTGGAGATCTGATGTTTCCAAATTAGAACACGATGATCTAAAACAGCTCAGAGAAAAGGTGGATTGCTTTGAATTGGAGGCCGAATCTCGCATTCTTTATGATTCTGGAATCATTGACAGGCGAGAGTCACTTTTTAAAATAGGTGAACTAGAATATGCTGTCAAACTTGATATGAGACAAAAGGCGAAAGTCAGATGGATATGTGATGGTGACGAAAACACTAGGTTCTTTTATGGAATGCTAAAGAATAAGAATAGGAGAAATCAGATATAGGGTCTCAAAATTAATGGTCGTTGGACGTCGAATCCTAC includes:
- the LOC111898035 gene encoding uncharacterized protein LOC111898035 gives rise to the protein MDFDLEAINPTTGSGGILSIWDSTIFRKSESFLTRNYIATTGSWKGFPGTTTIVNVYAPQSVTEKRSLWEDLTLLKSQTPGTWIFLGDFNVVSHPKERFNSSFCKYTTSDFNKFIVVAGLYEFNQGGKKFTYLRDDGFKQSKLDKFLVCQKFIKQQPLTTVTVLPCKHSDHSLVLLKPSSLNFGPPPFRFFNSWMLHKDFDTIFDNAWKNFSSFGAPDQYFLAKLKYLKGILKNWRSDVSKLEHDDLKQLREKVDCFELEAESRILYDSGIIDRRESLFKIGELEYAVKLDMRQKAKVRWICDGDENTRFFYGMLKNKNRRNQI